The following is a genomic window from bacterium.
TAATTATTCTAAATATATTTTTGAAAAATATAGTGTGCCACGGTTTTACTCCACCATTATCCGGACTTCATCCGCGTTATTGAAAGAATCAATCGCGGTAAGCCTGTGCAGTCCTTTTTCAAGCTCCCAATCTGCTTTATAAGGCGGCCGGACTTTTGCATATTCAATACCGTCAACATACCATTTAACATGCTCAGCCGGCTTTCCCACAATTACCTGCAAATCAATGACCTGGCTGAAAAAATCCTTATCGATCACATATCTGTCTCCGTCCAGCGGGTAGGTTATCCTGATGTGGCCTTCCGGCCCGTTAAAAACGTTATACCTTGAGATATCAGCACCATTCCCGATAGAGTGGTGAGAGTTTTCTACAATAATCCACTCTTTTTCAATGGTTTCGTCTCCAAAAACCTCCCCCTCCTTGACATTAATTGCCGGCTTATCCACCGGCTTCACCGGTTCTTTTTGAAAAACCCTGTCAAGGTCTTCTTCAAAACCAGCGAGTTTATTATTTCCCACTGTGCCTTTCCTGTTTTTTTCATAAAGCCATGCCGCGTAATTTACGGGCAGGTATCTTGACTCATTATTTTTTAAATGGAAAATACACGGCGTTTCCGGCACATTTTTTTCAATAAACAACTCTTCTTTCAAATGGGAACAATCAGCGGTCGGCGGCATGCCGGAAAAAGAACATACCTTAACCGATACGAGGCCGGCCGGCACCTGGAATTCCCCGGGATTTGCCTTGTTATATATATAAACCAGCACGTCATAAAGAACAGGGACCGCGCCGTCTTCCCCGTTTAAATTATAGGTGGGCCTGCCTTCAAAATTACCTGTCCAGACTCCAAAGGTATATTCAGGAGTGTAAGCGATGACCCAGGCATCCCGGTAATTGGTGCTCGTTCCGGTCTTTAAAGCGGCCTTAAAAGGAAACTGCAATTTTTTATTGCTGAAGGTAAGCATCTTTGCCGAGTAATCCGAAAGAAAATCCGTAATGATATAGGACGCCTGCGGAGAAAAAACAAACCGGGGAGCCTCTTCTTCTTCATTTAAAATAAATTTCAGCGGCCTGTAAATACCACCGCTGGCAAGCATGGCATAAGCCGCAGCCAGCTGTTGAAGAGTTATCTCCGGGTTCCCGATTGCCATTCCCAATCCGAAATATTCCGGGCCCTTATCCGGGTAGTTTATTAAATTCATTTTTTTAAGGGTATTATAAAATTCTTCATACCCCACCTGTTCAATCAAATTAATGGTCGAAAGATTTAATGAACTTGCAAGGGCCGTCCGCATAGTGACAGGGCCGTATTCTTTCCGGTCATAATTCCTTGGCATATAATCACCGGACGGGGCCTTGAATATTTTCTCGATATCAGACAATATAAGGGACGGGCTGTATCCGGAATCAAGGGCCAGCGCGTAAAGAAACGGTTTTAATGTTGACCCGGGTGATCTTAACGCGTTCGTCCCGTTATTAAACCCTTTCGCTTTTTCGCTGTATTCAAATGACCCGGCCATTGAAAGGACCTCCATAGTTGAATTCCTGACCATAATAAACGCGGATTGATTGGCGCCTTTCGCGTTTAAACGGTCCCTGTGCGATTTTATTATTTTTTCTATGTTCTTTTGGATGCCTGAATCAAGCGTTGTAACGATATCGCCTGTCAGTCCGCTATATTTTTTTGAGACAAAATCCACAAAGTGCGGACCTTCCATCGGGAACCTTTTCATTTTAAAAGATATTCCGCTGTTTTTAGCATCGTTAAATTCTTTTTCACTGATATACCCAAGCTCGGACATTCTTCTTAATACCCAGTTTTTTCTATCTTCAAGCCTTCCGGAATAATTCCCGTAATAATCAAGGCTGCCCGGCACTTTAGGCAGAGACGCGAGCAGCGCGCATTCCAATACATTAAGTTCGCTGCATTTTTTTTCAAAATAAACCTCCGAGGCGATTTTCACCCCCCGCAAATTATTGCCGAGCGGCACCCTGTTTAAATATTGTTCCATAATTTTTTCTTTTCCAAGTTCCATTTCAAGCTTTACACTTTCGACAACTTCGACAAATTTGTTCAAAAAAGTCCTTCTACGTTTCTTGATAAGTTTCACTACCTGCTGGGTAATGGTGGACGCGCCTGATACAATCCTTCCCGCGGCCAGATTGTCCTTTACCGCCCGGGCAATTGAACTCAAACAAAACCCGTAATGGCTGTAAAAATTTTCATCCTCGGCCGCGATAAAGGCGTTTTTTAAAAGCACTGGAACTTCACCGGAGGGGACCCACAAATGCCTTTCCCCGTTTTTATCAACAAAAAAACGGAGCGTTCTTTCTTCCCTGTCTTTAATAATTAAATTAGAAGGATATAAAAGGTCTTCAGGGGAAATATAGTTTATTCTGTATAACATAAAAGTGAAAAGCAACAAAATTATCAACAGGGCCTGGCATATAATTCTTTTTTTAAAAAAGAAAAATTTTTTAAACATTTACTTTCCTTCGATAATAATTTTATCCAGCGGAGTATAAGCGACTATTTCCGGAGAATACATCAATTCAACCTTTGAGGAAGGAACAATAAACTCTCCCGCGCAAACCGCCCTGGCATAATAACTGTATTCATAGGGGCCCTGCCATATATCGTTTTTAAATACAAGCACCCGGTCATTCCTTATTTCAAAATAATTGGGGACAAAATTATAAAAACCGCCCGGATTCCAGTAATACCAGTAATACTCTTCTTTATTATAATTTGACCCGGCCGGCACCGGTTCCTCTGTTTTTATGGCGCTGTTTATCGCCACAAATCCGGCAGGAAAAGGGTCATCAATGGCAATGTATTGATAATGGCCCCCGGCCTCTATTTTAATTTTTACCTTGACTATATCCCCTACCCTGATTTTATTTTTACCGCTTGTGCTTTCGATATCCTTTGAAATTCTAAAACCGTTCGAATAACCTTTTTCGCCGTAATCCACTCTTGGAAAATTTATTTCCACTTTATACATTAATGATTCCCTGGAATCGGAAAATAATGTAAAAGAAGGATTGTCCATAAAATCCCGCGGGTCAAGCTCCAGGGAATAGTTTTTTAGAGGGTCAAATTGGAATTTCCATTCTTTGCCTTGAGGATTTTTAACACCGAAATTTACAAGCCCGCTGGCAAAATTCAGGCCCTTGAAATACTCTCCCAGGGCCGCCAAAGCCCATCCCGTGTCAGTGGTGGTCCTCCATATTCCCTGCTTATCAATATTACCTATCAATTCCAATGCCAGATAATTTTTGATTTCATTGTCTGAAACAATATTAACACACGCTATTAACGCCAAAGCCCTGCCTATATGCCTGCTGTAATAATGCCCGTAATATTCAGAATAACCCGCGGGGGAATTTAAAACATCCAGCAATTCATTTTGCAGTGTTTCCTTCGGCACAAAACTGGAAGCGCCCGCGGCAGCGATCAAAATAATCCGGTTTTCTTTAGGCTCTCTTTCCTTATCTTTTGAAACAGTTTCAAAAGTATTTTTATCCAGCCTGCCGTTTAAGGCAAGAAGATACGAAGCAAGGATTTTAAACGAACTGTCGCTGTTTGTCCCGTTTATTTCGCTCCTTAGATAATTTAATGATTTATCAAACAATGAAGAAGGGACATCAAATCCTCCAAGCCTGGCCCTGGTTAAAGCGTTCACCGCATAAATTGAACCCCATGGACTCGGCCTCCTATCGCCCGGCCAGTATCCAAAACCTCCTGAATCAGTCTGCATACTGAGAATCCTCTCAACACCCGCCTTTAAAAATTTATCTGTCTCTTCTGCGGAAATATCCGGGACAAGGCCCTGTAATATCAGGTTCCTGAGCGCCGCCAGGGGGAAAACCCCGGAACTGGTCTGTTCAATACATCCATAGGGATATCTTAAAAGATATTTTAACCCGGGTGAGAGCTTGAAAAAAGGCGATCCTGAAACAGTCAAAACGCATTTAATTTCATCCTCGTTTAAATCCCGCCACTTTATTGATTCGGTCCCTTCAGGAAATGTATAAATAATTTCCTTCGAACCGGAAAAATTCCCGAATAAAACGTCTTTCCCGCGTATATACCCTGAATTTACAGGGACCTTAACCTCAACTGCATCTGATTTTCCGTCAAAACTGCCGCTAAAAGTTACGGTAGAAAATCCTGCTTTTTCCGCCTTTCCTTTTACGGGAATAAGGCTCCTGTCATATGAGTTCAAAGGATAATTGCTCTTTTCATCCGCGGCTGACAACGCGAGGTTCCCATCCGGCCTTAAATCTATATTGACGGTCCCGCTGCCTTCGGTTTTATTAAAAGCCGACAATAGAAACAAAAAAGTATCGCCTTTTGTCAAAAATCTCGGGAGCCCCGGTTCAAGGTAGAAATCCCTGGTAACCAATAATTTTCTTTCAACCGATTCAAACCGGCTTCCCTTATCGCAGGCAACAACATAAACACGGTATGAAGTTATAGTGTCCGGGCATTTAAAACGTATTGACGCATTGCCGTTTTCATCAGTTAAAACAGCCGGGTTAAAATAGGCAACCGGCCTGAAATCTTTCCTCATTATGGGAGTTGACACTTCTATCCCTTCGTCCCCGCCGCCGCCCCCGGTCAACGGCAAATTAGACAATTCCGAAAACGGAGTCTGCCCTAAAAGAAACGGAGTGAAATCATAGGTAAAAACAGAAAGGGGATAAACAAAACGGATTAAATCATTCAGGCGGGGCGTTCCATACCTGGTTAAGGCGAGGACACTTTCATCAACAACACCAACAGCCAATTCACTTACAAAACCTTTATTTTTTTCATCCAGAACCTTAATATTAAGTTCTACTTCACTCCCGGGCAGGGCTTTAAGTTCCCTGTCTTTCTCATTAATGGCAACCTTTATTTTATTATATTGTTTTTTTACTTCGACATTAACATACCCGAAAGCCACAGACGGCATTTCCTCATCGTATTGATAGCTGTAGTTTGGAAAATCACCCCTCGGGACCATTCCCGTCAATGAAATATAAACGTTTGGATAATAATCTTCTTTTACCGGCACCTTAATCTCGGGTGAACCAGGCGATACCTGGACAAGTTTATAATCTAAAATATCCCCGCGTTCAACCGTCATTAAGTAAGTTGACAATTTCTTTTTAGAATTCACCATTATTTTTATATCTTCATTTTCCGTGTAATATTTTTTTTCAGGTATTAAATTTACCTTTTCATATACCGCATTCCGGGATGTTTCCTCTTCCGAATAATCATAGTAATAATATCCTTCAACTTCATAAATTGTGCTCGAAGTATAAATTTTGCCGTCATTTTCATAACTAAAACTCAAAAGATATTTCCCGCCCCAGTTAAAATCAAAATCAAAAATCGCCTCGCCGTCCGCGATATTGATAAAACTGGAATATTCCCTGTCCCATACAATCTTGCTTACCCAATAAGTGTTGCCGGACTCATTTCTTTTTCTTATATATCTATGATTTTCTCTCAGGACATCAACTTTTAATCCGGCTTTTTTGATTCTTTTGCCCTTCCCGTCAATAAGAATCGTTTTTAATATTTGTCCGTCTTTAGATTTTATTCTGCCCGGGTGTTCACTTATGCCGATAAGGTATTCCGGGCTTATCTGGTAGACAGATGTATTTGTGGAAACCTTGGCGTCAAAATCCAAGACCGCGGCGTTTATTTCAACGCCTGCCATCCCGGACAACACTTCTTTCGATAAAGGTATTTTTAATGTAATCTCGCCTTTTTCATTTAAAATAGATTCCCCGGTCTCAAGGAGTTCATCGTTTATTCCCGTATACCCGAAAGTAAAATCCGGATAATCGTCCCTGTTAAAATTTGTTTTCACCAAATTAACTTTCCATCTTACCTGCCCGTTTTTCACCGGCCCGCCCGCGTAATATTTACCCATAATCACGCATTCGAGATATTCCTGCGTCTTTTCCATATTTACAAACCGCTTGTCTTTTTCGCTCTTTTTCACATAAGAAACATCAACAAAATGCCTCGGGGGTTTAAATTCCTGCACTTCAAAAGTCCTCACGGCAACAAGAGTTTTATCCTGGGAATACAGGTTTATCGTATATGTGCCAAGCGGGAAAAAAGATTTTAAAAAGATTTCGTCCTTTAATGTTCCAAATTCATTAATATCAAAATCCCTGCTGAATATTTCTTCTCCTTTTGAACTCAAAATCTGCACCCTGAACTTCGCCTCCCCTGGAACAAACACCTCTCCTTCCTTGTATTCACGGATTGTCCCTTTAAAATACACGGTTTCCCCGGGCTGGTACATCCCTCTTTCCGTGAAAACATGTCCCTTGTAAAATTTCTTGTTTCCCAGATCCGTAAACCTGCGGTGGTCAAACCCCTCAATTTTTAAATTTTTATTACGGTCAATCTGAAGATAGGAATAATCATCCCCGCCTTTAACTAATATCATGTCCAATTCTTTTAAATTTAACGGCGCGTTTTCTGATTTTTGGGAGTTTAAAGAAAAAGTCCTGTACAGCTTATTATCATTTTTAATAAAAACCACGCCGTCTTTATCCGTCCTGCCGGCCGCGAAAATGTTCAATTGTTTAGTCGCCAATAAAACTGAAATGTCTTTTAGCGGTTTTCCCGTTCTTAACGAAGTAATCCAGACTAATAATGAATTATCCGATTCTTTATATGTAATCCCGATATCGCTTATGCTAAGAAGATTTAATTGTGTCTGGGCAGGCAGAGTCTTATTGTTATTATTTAATCTCACTAATTCAACACTGCCCTTTTCCTTCCCATCCCTGAATTCCAGCGGGATTGAAAAATCATGTTCAACATTTCTCGGCTTGTTGTTGAAAAATAATTTTGAAGTATATTTTGTTTCATCAAGAAAATCAGCAAATATCTTATCCTCATCACTTTTCAGGGATGATTTTATTCCGGCTGACTGCTTATCTAAATTCGCCGACAATTTCTCATATTTAAGCTGGTCCTTTAAATTGATTACCGTTGGTATCAATATAGGCGGTATTTTTAATCCTTCATATAATATTTCATTCACATTCATTATTTTTACATTCAACATCTGCCGGCTGTCCCTTTCAATTATACTCCCGGCATCGGAATACTTTATTGAAGGCAGGTAATCAGGGATAATAAATGAATTTGTCCCCTCAACATATTTCCTCCCGTCAGTGCTTTTAAAATTTTCACCCACCAGGACCTTGTAATTCTGCCCCTGTATAAAATCACCGTGGACATCCACGGAATTATTACTATCTATATTCGTGTGGGCTATCATAGTGTGAGGAAAAAACTTTATAGAATTTCTAATAAAATTCGCCATCTCGTTATTATAGCGATACCTGTTGTATCCGGGGATGTTCGCGAAAGGGGCAGAAAAATTTATACTTATCCAGTGCCTTTTTCCTTCACTAAAGGTTTCTATTTTTGAAATAGTAAAAATGTCCTTAACCTGGAAGTTTACAGCAAAATCCTTTTTTAGTTGAAAGTTGTTGCCTGCATCCCTTAATCCTTCTTTTACAGTTATTTTATAACTGCCTTCGTGGCGGTCTCCAACCGGAAGGATTACAATATTTTTTCTGGGGCTATTGTCGTTTTCAATAAATTCAAATCCCTGCCTGTATTTTAATGGAATACCGTCGACCTCTATTTTAATAAATTCGGCGGCCTCCGGTGCAGTAACCGCTTCGCTGAAATCCAGATGCAATTTCCAATTAAGCGCCTGGATTTCACTGGAAGACTCAAATTTGCCTGAAACAAATAATTCTTTTTCAGGCGCTTTGTTCAACAGATCCAAAACACCCGCATTAATTATTTCAGCATTAATCGATACTAACAACAGTGTCACGATAGTTAATAATACATTTTTACTTTTTATACTATCTCCTTTCAAAAGGAATAATATTAATAAAATTGTATTATAACACTATTAATATAAATCATTAATTTTTTTTATTAACTGTGTGATTATTTTGCCTGTAGCAAAATCCGATGTGTCGATAGTTAAATCAGCCTGTTTGTAACAGGGCGCGCGTTTTTTCAAGATGGACTTTATTTCCTTAAGCGGTTCAGGCTTGTTTAAGAGCGGGCGGGTTCCTTTCTGTTGTTTTATTCTTTCTAAAATAATTTCGGGGCTTGTTTTTAGACATATTATAATCCCTTTTTTCTTAAGACGCTCCATATTTTCGGGTAAAAGGACAGCACCCCCTCCTGTTGAAATAACAATGTTGTTTTTCTTTGAAGCTTTTTTAATAATATTTTTTTCAACATTTCGAAAATATTCTTCGCCTTTTTCTTTAAATATTTTTGAAATCCTTTTCCCTTCGTTCTTTTCAATTAAAAAATCAGTATCAATAAATTCCATGTTTAATTTTTTGGCCAAAATTTTCCCCAGTATAGTTTTCCCCGTAGCCATAAAACCGATTAAAACAATATTCATTACGTTTTTAACCTCATTTTTCCTTTTTGAATTTTTCTAAAAACATTTCATCTTCTTTTGACCAGTTAACTAATTCCCTTTCGTAATCGGTCACTCCCAGATCTTTTATTTTCTCAATCCTTTCTATTTCCGCTAAATTATCCTTAAATTTTCCGGGATCATTTGCCTTCAAGTAAATATATGCCAGGTAAATCCTCGCCCCTAAAAAATTCGGTTCCAGTTCTACGCTTTTTAAAAAATATCTCTCGGCTTCGTTTAATTTTAAACTGGAAAGATAGAATTTGGCAAGATAAAACGGATAAAAAGCGTTATGCGGGTCATATACAAAACATTTTTCCATGACAGCCGACGCCAGATATAAATTAATTTCTCCCTGCATATTATTGTAATAAAAAGAGGCCAGTTTGGAATAAAAAACCGCGTTGTCTTTCTCAAAATATATAGCATGATGATAGAATTTCTCAGCCTCTTTTAATTTTTCTTTTTTTGGCTTATCATTATCCAAAAGCAAAGCTTCCGCAAGGTAGGAATAGACGGGAGCGATACCGGGTGTCCATTTAACTGCCTTTTTAAAATGCCTGACAGCTGAATTTACATCTTTTCTGTTAAGATAAAAAAATCCGGCCTTTGTTTCAAAATATGAAAAAACCGGGGTGGAAACAAAAAATATAAAAATTACGACCGTTATAAAAGACAAATACGATAGATATGAACTTGGCAGGACTATTTCCGCTTTCTTTTTGCAGGTCAGGCTCTCATGCGCCGCCAATAAAAAAACAAACAGGACGGCAATTCCAGGGTGGTGAAAATTGTAATCAAAGAAACCTTGTAATATAATCAAACCGGCCGCCGTATAAATGTTAAATATAAAATTATTATTTTTTTCTTTTATTAAAAAAATAAATTTTACCAAAAATACAAATCCGGTAATAATCCCGGTAAATCCAAGTTCCGCGCCAAGCTCGAGAAATTCATTATGGGCGTATTGGGCAAACCTTCCATACTGGCTCACGGCCCCCTCGACGGGCAGGCGGAACAACAGGTAGCTGTTTTTATAATTGCCGAGGCCGACTCC
Proteins encoded in this region:
- the pbpC gene encoding penicillin-binding protein 1C, producing MFKKFFFFKKRIICQALLIILLLFTFMLYRINYISPEDLLYPSNLIIKDREERTLRFFVDKNGERHLWVPSGEVPVLLKNAFIAAEDENFYSHYGFCLSSIARAVKDNLAAGRIVSGASTITQQVVKLIKKRRRTFLNKFVEVVESVKLEMELGKEKIMEQYLNRVPLGNNLRGVKIASEVYFEKKCSELNVLECALLASLPKVPGSLDYYGNYSGRLEDRKNWVLRRMSELGYISEKEFNDAKNSGISFKMKRFPMEGPHFVDFVSKKYSGLTGDIVTTLDSGIQKNIEKIIKSHRDRLNAKGANQSAFIMVRNSTMEVLSMAGSFEYSEKAKGFNNGTNALRSPGSTLKPFLYALALDSGYSPSLILSDIEKIFKAPSGDYMPRNYDRKEYGPVTMRTALASSLNLSTINLIEQVGYEEFYNTLKKMNLINYPDKGPEYFGLGMAIGNPEITLQQLAAAYAMLASGGIYRPLKFILNEEEEAPRFVFSPQASYIITDFLSDYSAKMLTFSNKKLQFPFKAALKTGTSTNYRDAWVIAYTPEYTFGVWTGNFEGRPTYNLNGEDGAVPVLYDVLVYIYNKANPGEFQVPAGLVSVKVCSFSGMPPTADCSHLKEELFIEKNVPETPCIFHLKNNESRYLPVNYAAWLYEKNRKGTVGNNKLAGFEEDLDRVFQKEPVKPVDKPAINVKEGEVFGDETIEKEWIIVENSHHSIGNGADISRYNVFNGPEGHIRITYPLDGDRYVIDKDFFSQVIDLQVIVGKPAEHVKWYVDGIEYAKVRPPYKADWELEKGLHRLTAIDSFNNADEVRIMVE
- a CDS encoding alpha-2-macroglobulin family protein, giving the protein MDLLNKAPEKELFVSGKFESSSEIQALNWKLHLDFSEAVTAPEAAEFIKIEVDGIPLKYRQGFEFIENDNSPRKNIVILPVGDRHEGSYKITVKEGLRDAGNNFQLKKDFAVNFQVKDIFTISKIETFSEGKRHWISINFSAPFANIPGYNRYRYNNEMANFIRNSIKFFPHTMIAHTNIDSNNSVDVHGDFIQGQNYKVLVGENFKSTDGRKYVEGTNSFIIPDYLPSIKYSDAGSIIERDSRQMLNVKIMNVNEILYEGLKIPPILIPTVINLKDQLKYEKLSANLDKQSAGIKSSLKSDEDKIFADFLDETKYTSKLFFNNKPRNVEHDFSIPLEFRDGKEKGSVELVRLNNNNKTLPAQTQLNLLSISDIGITYKESDNSLLVWITSLRTGKPLKDISVLLATKQLNIFAAGRTDKDGVVFIKNDNKLYRTFSLNSQKSENAPLNLKELDMILVKGGDDYSYLQIDRNKNLKIEGFDHRRFTDLGNKKFYKGHVFTERGMYQPGETVYFKGTIREYKEGEVFVPGEAKFRVQILSSKGEEIFSRDFDINEFGTLKDEIFLKSFFPLGTYTINLYSQDKTLVAVRTFEVQEFKPPRHFVDVSYVKKSEKDKRFVNMEKTQEYLECVIMGKYYAGGPVKNGQVRWKVNLVKTNFNRDDYPDFTFGYTGINDELLETGESILNEKGEITLKIPLSKEVLSGMAGVEINAAVLDFDAKVSTNTSVYQISPEYLIGISEHPGRIKSKDGQILKTILIDGKGKRIKKAGLKVDVLRENHRYIRKRNESGNTYWVSKIVWDREYSSFINIADGEAIFDFDFNWGGKYLLSFSYENDGKIYTSSTIYEVEGYYYYDYSEEETSRNAVYEKVNLIPEKKYYTENEDIKIMVNSKKKLSTYLMTVERGDILDYKLVQVSPGSPEIKVPVKEDYYPNVYISLTGMVPRGDFPNYSYQYDEEMPSVAFGYVNVEVKKQYNKIKVAINEKDRELKALPGSEVELNIKVLDEKNKGFVSELAVGVVDESVLALTRYGTPRLNDLIRFVYPLSVFTYDFTPFLLGQTPFSELSNLPLTGGGGGDEGIEVSTPIMRKDFRPVAYFNPAVLTDENGNASIRFKCPDTITSYRVYVVACDKGSRFESVERKLLVTRDFYLEPGLPRFLTKGDTFLFLLSAFNKTEGSGTVNIDLRPDGNLALSAADEKSNYPLNSYDRSLIPVKGKAEKAGFSTVTFSGSFDGKSDAVEVKVPVNSGYIRGKDVLFGNFSGSKEIIYTFPEGTESIKWRDLNEDEIKCVLTVSGSPFFKLSPGLKYLLRYPYGCIEQTSSGVFPLAALRNLILQGLVPDISAEETDKFLKAGVERILSMQTDSGGFGYWPGDRRPSPWGSIYAVNALTRARLGGFDVPSSLFDKSLNYLRSEINGTNSDSSFKILASYLLALNGRLDKNTFETVSKDKEREPKENRIILIAAAGASSFVPKETLQNELLDVLNSPAGYSEYYGHYYSRHIGRALALIACVNIVSDNEIKNYLALELIGNIDKQGIWRTTTDTGWALAALGEYFKGLNFASGLVNFGVKNPQGKEWKFQFDPLKNYSLELDPRDFMDNPSFTLFSDSRESLMYKVEINFPRVDYGEKGYSNGFRISKDIESTSGKNKIRVGDIVKVKIKIEAGGHYQYIAIDDPFPAGFVAINSAIKTEEPVPAGSNYNKEEYYWYYWNPGGFYNFVPNYFEIRNDRVLVFKNDIWQGPYEYSYYARAVCAGEFIVPSSKVELMYSPEIVAYTPLDKIIIEGK
- a CDS encoding shikimate kinase — its product is MNIVLIGFMATGKTILGKILAKKLNMEFIDTDFLIEKNEGKRISKIFKEKGEEYFRNVEKNIIKKASKKNNIVISTGGGAVLLPENMERLKKKGIIICLKTSPEIILERIKQQKGTRPLLNKPEPLKEIKSILKKRAPCYKQADLTIDTSDFATGKIITQLIKKINDLY
- a CDS encoding O-antigen ligase family protein, translated to MRRFNHTLFIILFFLSVFFSSSAGIVSIKSLEILIFLLLGIFLLCSFYQKKVIFKRTNFDLPVFFLFVFSTLNYLGNFNSFFAREEWIKIISIIVLYYLLVIFIETDNEADGLVDIFLFFALAESIFAVGKRFYLGEMRLTGTFASPNFLMGFLVPLLVFIPGKISKGARDKKNIRVFYYLLLSAFIIFSLIYSQSRTGLLLLFFVMLIWIHEKFGFSKWFFIIAGIFLIAVFFTPNMKRFLDTGNRDVLSYYRISIWKSSVRMIKENFWDGVGLGNYKNSYLLFRLPVEGAVSQYGRFAQYAHNEFLELGAELGFTGIITGFVFLVKFIFLIKEKNNNFIFNIYTAAGLIILQGFFDYNFHHPGIAVLFVFLLAAHESLTCKKKAEIVLPSSYLSYLSFITVVIFIFFVSTPVFSYFETKAGFFYLNRKDVNSAVRHFKKAVKWTPGIAPVYSYLAEALLLDNDKPKKEKLKEAEKFYHHAIYFEKDNAVFYSKLASFYYNNMQGEINLYLASAVMEKCFVYDPHNAFYPFYLAKFYLSSLKLNEAERYFLKSVELEPNFLGARIYLAYIYLKANDPGKFKDNLAEIERIEKIKDLGVTDYERELVNWSKEDEMFLEKFKKEK